The DNA window CGCGCCGGGTGGCGTGATCGTTACGGCCCCCGTCGTGACATCCACGTGGAAATGGGCTGAGTACGGCGAAGCCTCGGCTGTGGGCTCCGGCTGAGTATCGCCGCCGCCGCGCCCCCCACCTCCCCCGCAGCCGGCAAACCACGCCAGGGACAGCAAGCCAAGGACCACAATGACCATCCAGCTACCGCGCCGCAAAGACCCGTACATCGCATCCCACCTCCGTGCCGTCTGCGACCCTGGCTGCCAGCAGGTAACCACACCGCCCCTGGCTACCACGGCCTCCCAGGCTATACTACTGTTAGCGTTCGCGGTTCTGCCATATAGTTCCTGCACGTGTACAAGGATTGTCAACGGGTTCCGGCAGCAACGCGATCGGGAGCAGGGCACGACCATGCCCTTGCCGAAGACTATTGGCGTGCGGAGTGAGCTTCGTCTCTCGTCATGCAATACAGTGCTCAGCACCGAGCGCTAACCGAACGGGAGTGACGCCTATGTCGTGGGGCATCATAGCCGGGATTGCCATACCGGTGGTCATCATCCTGTGGCTTGTGGGCATGTACAACGGCCTGGTCAGGCGACGAGTCCAGGTGCAGGAGGGGTGGGCGCAGATTGATGTCCAGCTCAAGCGACGCTATGACCTGATCCCCAACCTGGTCGAGGCGGTGAAGGGCTACATGGTCCATGAGCGCACGGTGCTTGAGAACGTCACCAGAGCGCGGCAGCAAGCCATTGATGTAACAGGCGTTGCCGAGCAGGCGCAAGCCGAGAACCTGCTCACCGGGGCCCTGCGCCAGCTCTTCGCCGTGGCCGAGAACTACCCTCAGTTGAAGGCCAACGAGAACTTCCTGCAACTCCAGGAGGAGCTGACCTCCACCGAGAACAAGATCGCCTTCGCCCGGCAGTTCTACAACGACACGGTGCGCGACTACAATACGACCCTACAGGTCTTCCCCTCCAACATGGTGGGGGCGATGTTCGGGTTCCGCACCAAGCCGTTCTTCGAGCTGGAGGAGGCCGTGCAGCGCGAAGCGCCCCAGGTGCGGTTCTGAGCCCCGGGAGCCCCGGTGGGCGTCACGTCTTGCGCGGGGCTGACCCATGTTCCGTCAGATTGAGTCCAACAAGCGTTGGTCACTCGTCCTCGTGCTGCTGTGCATGGGGATGCTGATCGCCGTCGGGTGGGCGCTGGAGGTCTACTACGACCTGCCCGACTACACCGGCATCCTGGCCGCCCTGGTGGTGGCACTGGTCGTGGCGGCCATGTCGTACTACGGGGGAGACAGCATCGTCCTCGCCGGCAGCCAGGCACAGCCTGTGAGCCATGAAGACGAGCCGCGGCTGTGCAATGTGGTTGAGGAGATGGCGATCGCAGCGGGCCTGCCTGTGCCCGAGGTCTACGTGATCGAGGACGCGGCACCCAACGCCTTCGCCACCGGGCGGGACCCCCGCCACGCTCGGGTCGCCATCACCCGGGGGCTGATGCAGAAGCTCAACCGTGACGAGCTGCAGGGGGTCATCGCACACGAACTGTCCCATATCCGCAACTACGACACGCTATTCATGACGCTGATCGCTGTCCTCGTCGGCACGGTGGTCCTGCTCAGCGATGTCGTCTGGCGCACGAGAGGACGCGGGGTCAGACCGGCCAGGAACTGCGGCGTCATCGTCATCGTTGCCCTGCTCTTCCTGCTGCTCTCACCGGTCGCCGCCAGGCTGATCCAGATGGCC is part of the bacterium genome and encodes:
- a CDS encoding LemA family protein; the protein is MSWGIIAGIAIPVVIILWLVGMYNGLVRRRVQVQEGWAQIDVQLKRRYDLIPNLVEAVKGYMVHERTVLENVTRARQQAIDVTGVAEQAQAENLLTGALRQLFAVAENYPQLKANENFLQLQEELTSTENKIAFARQFYNDTVRDYNTTLQVFPSNMVGAMFGFRTKPFFELEEAVQREAPQVRF